Proteins co-encoded in one Fusarium musae strain F31 chromosome 3, whole genome shotgun sequence genomic window:
- the TR07 gene encoding putative dehydrogenase tr07 produces the protein MKLAVFSTKPYDKKYLSSVLGAKHAESGIELIFHEFALNEDTVSLVDGADAICVFVNDVVNDNVISALSEFGVKAILLRCAGFNNVDLDAAQRLRIMVANVPSYSPEAVAEFAVALIQTLNRKTHRAYNRVREGNFALDGLLGKTLYGKTVGIVGVGKIGLATARIMKGFGCRLLAYDPFPSPAFEEYGEYKSLEDLLPQCDIVSLHCPLMEQTRHIINRNTISLMKEGAMLVNTSRGGLLDTESVIHALKTNHIGGLALDVYEAEGELFYNDHSSTIIQDDKLMRLMTFPNVVVCGHQAFFTEEALTEIAECTLSNLEEWIETKTSKNSLTKDLKLRRRESLPVRAI, from the coding sequence ATGAAGCTCGCCGTATTCAGTACAAAACCCTACGATAAAAAATACTTGTCGTCAGTCCTCGGCGCCAAGCACGCAGAGTCTGGCATCGAGCTCATCTTTCACGAATTCGCTCTTAACGAAGATACCGTCTCTCTCGTTGATGGAGCAGATGCCATTTGCGTCTTCGTCAACGATGTCGTCAACGACAATGTCATCTCCGCCCTGTCAGAATTTGGCGTAAAGGCTATTTTGCTGCGATGCGCAGGCTTCAATAATGTCGACCTCGATGCTGCCCAGCGACTCCGCATCATGGTCGCCAATGTCCCCTCTTACTCTCCCGAGGCTGTTGCCGAGTTTGCTGTTGCTCTGATTCAGACCCTCAACCGAAAGACCCATCGCGCTTACAACCGTGTTCGTGAGGGTAACTTTGCTCTCGATGGCCTTCTCGGAAAGACCCTCTATGGCAAGACTGTCGGAATTGTCGGTGTTGGCAAGATCGGTCTTGCTACTGCACGCATCATGAAGGGTTTCGGCTGCAGACTCCTCGCATATGATCCCTTCCCTTCGCCAGCCTTTGAGGAGTATGGCGAGTACAAGTCCCTCGAAGACCTTCTGCCTCAGTGTGATATCGTCAGTCTTCATTGTCCTCTCATGGAGCAAACACGGCACATCATCAACCGCAACACTATTTCTTTGATGAAAGAGGGTGCCATGCTGGTCAATACCTCACGAGGTGGCCTGCTCGACACTGAATCCGTCATCCATGCGCTCAAGACAAACCATATCGGTGGCCTCGCGCTCGATGTGTACGAGGCGGAAGGTGAACTCTTCTACAACGACCACTCGTCGACAATCATTCAAGATGATAAGCTCATGCGCCTCATGACGTTCCCCAATGTGGTTGTTTGCGGTCACCAAGCCTTCTTCACCGAGGAGGCTCTCACCGAGATCGCCGAGTGTACCCTCAGCAACCTCGAGGAGTGGATAGAGACCAAGACAAGCAAGAACTCTCTGACCAAGGACCTCAAGTTGCGACGCCGTGAATCACTACCCGTCCGCGCCATCTAA